From one Lolium rigidum isolate FL_2022 chromosome 4, APGP_CSIRO_Lrig_0.1, whole genome shotgun sequence genomic stretch:
- the LOC124707009 gene encoding dnaJ homolog subfamily C member 2-like, whose protein sequence is MGSKSDFLLITYSPEIKDGVPLYVSSNCLPVKACKKEPAGHSFHAVALKLRGLGEKEEAETDDRSVSSDDKSQDFSAGSDNFSSKGKKKSGSGSNQQDHYALLGLGNMRFLATEDQIRKSYRDMALKHHPDKQAALLLHETTEAGKQAKKDEIESHFKAIQEAYEVLMDPTKRRIFDSTDEFDDDIPTDCAPQDFFKVFGPAFMRNGRWSVTQPIPSLGDDATPVVDVDQFYNFWYNFKSWREFPHEDEYDLEQAESREHKRWMERQNSKIQEKAKKVEYTRVRNLVDNAYRKDPRIQRRKEEEKAEKQRRKEAKYKAKKMQDEEAARAAEEERKRKEEEAKIAAAAALNQKKLKEKEKKLLRKEKARLRALVSPVVAENHFGLSDDDVESACTSLDMEQLKNLCDSMEDKDTAEKARLLRGALNKEESSSNTSKEQKIHANGVAGSTPKPTAPKVIALSNYEKKERPWGKEEIELLRKAIQKFPKGTSRRWEVVSDFIGTSRSVEEILKATKTVLLQKPDSSKAFDSFLEKRKAAPSIVSPLSTRDDPAAAAVSTLGAGTESSKTAAQPTASSSQAANEKTGADPVPDEAPSATPSAAPSAADPDAWSEPQVLALVQALKAFPKDANQRWERVAAAVPGKTVVQCKKKVNSMRSNFRTKKGAE, encoded by the coding sequence ATGGGTTCCAAGAGTGATTTTCTTCTGATCACGTACTCTCCGGAGATAAAAGATGGCGTGCCATTGTACGTGTCATCTAATTGCCTTCCTGTAAAAGCTTGCAAAAAAGAACCTGCTGGTCATTCATTCCATGCTGTGGCATTGAAGCTCCGTGGTCTTGGCGAGAAAGAAGAGGCTGAAACTGATGACCGTAGTGTGTCATCAGATGACAAGAGCCAAGATTTTTCTGCTGGCTCGGATAACTTCAGCAGCAAAGGAAAGAAGAAGTCTGGTTCTGGAAGTAACCAACAAGATCACTATGCTTTGCTTGGGTTGGGCAACATGCGGTTCTTGGCCACTGAAGATCAGATCCGTAAGAGTTACCGTGACATGGCTCTTAAGCATCATCCAGATAAACAGGCTGCTCTGCTTCTTCATGAGACAACAGAAGCAGGAAAGCAAGCAAAGAAGGATGAGATAGAGAGCCATTTCAAGGCCATTCAGGAAGCTTATGAGGTCCTCATGGATCCTACAAAGAGAAGAATTTTTGACTCTACTGATGAGTTTGATGATGATATCCCAACAGACTGTGCCCCACAGGACTTCTTCAAGGTTTTTGGCCCAGCCTTCATGAGAAATGGCCGATGGTCTGTTACGCAGCCGATTCCTTCTCTGGGAGATGATGCTACTCCTGTAGTAGATGTTGATCAGTTCTACAATTTCTGGTATAACTTCAAGAGTTGGAGGGAATTTCCACATGAAGATGAGTATGACCTGGAGCAAGCTGAGTCCCGTGAACATAAAAGATGGATGGAGAGGCAGAATTCAAAGATACAAGAGAAGGCCAAAAAGGTAGAGTATACTCGAGTTCGGAATCTTGttgacaatgcttaccggaaggaTCCAAGAATCCAGAGGagaaaggaggaggagaaggctgaGAAACAGAGGAGGAAGGAGGCAAAATACAAGGCCAAGAAAATGCAGGACGAGGAAGCTGCAAGGGCTGCAGAAGaggaaaggaaaaggaaagaagAGGAGGCGAAGATAGCTGCAGCAGCTGCTCTCAATCAAAAGAAGCTTAAGGAAAAGGAGAAGAAGTTGCTACGCAAAGAGAAAGCTCGCCTGCGTGCTCTTGTATCACCGGTAGTTGCAGAGAACCACTTCGGTCTGTCAGATGATGATGTTGAATCAGCATGCACATCACTTGATATGGAACAGCTGAAGAACCTGTGTGATAGTATGGAGGACAAGGATACAGCCGAAAAGGCCAGGTTGCTGAGAGGTGCACTTAacaaagaagaaagctcctccaaTACCTCAAAAGAACAGAAAATTCATGCAAATGGTGTGGCGGGTTCTACTCCAAAACCAACAGCCCCAAAAGTCATTGCACTAAGCAACTATGAGAAAAAAGAGAGGCCGTGGGGAAAGGAAGAGATTGAATTGCTTAGGAAAGCGATACAGAAGTTTCCTAAGGGAACTTCCCGGAGATGGGAGGTTGTTTCTGATTTTATTGGAACTAGTAGATCTGTTGAAGAGATTCTGAAGGCCACGAAAACTGTTCTTCTGCAGAAGCCAGACTCTTCTAAAGCTTTTGACTCATTCCTTGAGAAACGCAAAGCAGCTCCATCCATTGTATCGCCTCTCTCCACAAGAGACGACCCAGCTGCAGCTGCTGTGTCAACTCTGGGAGCTGGAACTGAATCATCCAAGACAGCTGCACAACCTACTGCCAGCAGCAGTCAGGCAGCTAATGAGAAAACTGGTGCTGATCCTGTTCCTGATGAAGCACCTTCTGCAACACCTTCTGCAGCACCTTCTGCAGCAGATCCAGATGCCTGGTCAGAGCCTCAGGTGCTGGCCCTTGTTCAAGCTTTGAAGGCTTTTCCCAAGGATGCAAACCAAAGATGGGAGCGAGTGGCTGCTGCTGTCCCAGGTAAAACAGTGGTGCAGTGCAAGAAAAAGGTTAACTCGATGAGGTCGAATTTCCGGACCAAGAAAGGAGCAGAGTAG